The proteins below come from a single Sorghum bicolor cultivar BTx623 chromosome 4, Sorghum_bicolor_NCBIv3, whole genome shotgun sequence genomic window:
- the LOC110435045 gene encoding fatty acid desaturase DES2 — translation MGAGGRMTEKEREKQEQLARATGGAAMQRSPVEKPPFTVGQIKKAIPPHCFERSVLKSFSYVVHDLIIAAALLYFALAIIPALPSPLHYAAWPLYWIAQGCVCTGVWVIAHECGHHAFSDYQLLDDIVGLVLHSSLMVPYFSWKYSHRRHHSNTGSLERDEVFVPKKKEALAWYTPYVYNNPVGRLVHIVVQLTLGWPLYLATNASGRPYPRFACHFDPYGPIYNDRERAQIFISDAGVMAVSFGLYKLAATFGFWWVVRVYAVPLLIVNAWLVLITYLQHTHPALPHYDSTEWDWLRGALATMDRDYGILNRVFHNITDTHVAHHLFSTMPHYHAMEATKAIKPILGEYYQFDPTPVAKATWREARECIYVEPENRKGIFWYNNKF, via the coding sequence ATGGGTGCCGGCGGCAGGATGACCGAGAAGGAGCGGGAGAAGCAGGAACAGCTCGCCCGTGCTACTGGTGGCGCTGCCATGCAGCGATCTCCGGTGGAGAAGCCACCGTTCACGGTGGGTCAGATCAAGAAGGCCATTCCACCACACTGCTTCGAGCGCTCAGTGTTGAAGTCCTTCTCCTACGTGGTCCATGACCTCATCATTGCCGCGGCGCTCCTGTACTTTGCGCTGGCCATCATACCGGCGCTCCCAAGCCCGCTCCACTACGCGGCCTGGCCGCTCTACTGGATCGCCCAGGGGTGCGTGTGCACTGGCGTGTGGGTCATCGCGCACGAGTGCGGCCACCATGCCTTCTCCGACTACCAGCTCCTGGATGACATCGTTGGCCTGGTGCTGCACTCGTCGCTGATGGTGCCGTACTTCTCGTGGAAGTACAGCCACCGGCGCCACCACTCCAACACCGGCTCCCTGGAGCGAGACGAGGTGTTCgtgccaaagaagaaggaagcgcTGGCGTGGTACACCCCGTACGTGTACAACAACCCCGTCGGCCGGCTGGTGCACATCGTTGTGCAGCTCACCCTCGGGTGGCCGCTGTACCTGGCCACCAACGCGTCGGGACGCCCGTACCCGCGCTTCGCCTGCCACTTCGACCCCTACGGCCCGATCTACAACGACCGGGAGCGCGCACAGATCTTCATCTCGGATGCTGGCGTCATGGCCGTGTCGTTTGGTCTGTACAAGCTGGCGGCAACGTTCGGGTTCTGGTGGGTGGTGCGCGTCTATGCCGTGCCACTGCTGATCGTGAACGCGTGGCTTGTGCTCATCACCTACCTGCAGCACACCCACCCGGCGCTCCCCCACTACGATTCGACTGAGTGGGACTGGCTGCGCGGCGCGCTGGCCACCATGGACCGCGACTACGGCATCCTCAACCGCGTGTTCCACAACATCACGGACACGCACGTCGCGCACCACCTCTTCTCCACCATGCCACACTACCACGCCATGGAGGCCACCAAGGCGATCAAGCCTATCCTTGGCGAGTACTACCAGTTCGACCCAACTCCTGTTGCCAAGGCGACCTGGCGTGAAGCCAGGGAGTGCATCTACGTCGAGCCTGAGAACCGCAAGGGCATCTTCTGGTACAACAACAAATTCTAG